A single window of Toxotes jaculatrix isolate fToxJac2 chromosome 4, fToxJac2.pri, whole genome shotgun sequence DNA harbors:
- the LOC121180500 gene encoding LIM and calponin homology domains-containing protein 1-like isoform X2, with product MASPAAGRDAPSAPTRDETEPLEPNHPEPACQEAQKWIEAVTGKSFGDKDFRSALENGILLCELLSAIKPGLVKKINRLPTPIAGLDNLSVFLRGCEELGLKGSQLFDPGDLQDTSIRANLKDSDCNRKLKNVLNTVFWLGKAASGCASFSGPTLNLKEFEGLLAQMKMESEEGGDSPQKRSVRDSGYDCWDSERSESLSPPRHTRDNSLDSLDSFGSRSQHSPSPDVVNRGNSDGRGSDSEADAPSRKPDVRKDDMLARRTASNESRSSIPFNQFLPNRTNACSYIPTQRRKPHAEEGEQRSRPQGTPEQGKTAGVHHKTPKTVTWALENNGEKLKQEEEKVTQEVLEQKRLQKLEKAGIKVLPAAVRYSSPPTMEEQQVRSPSPKIILRRDNDFLSSQKSAWDSSSDGEEEAEVRKVPDVRRDDLASRRAHRSPVAPKVHQFVPPPVCSNKDRERWEGIRRASQQTLQEKEISEKETFPDIITRRDNPFLKSSSRHEEEEDEEEEGEEGRVQVMPNKQKDDLAHRRAQSRPLPHRDGPMSFVSASMSQADMKKWERLKMTEPSEASPAPVCQACLEKNYGSPFSGSAKAGRGHCKVVTFGGVTEIEQPIDTVTSNEGEETELLRRLLSKATVAMPTIGLGSQLSERERSQVEEAVLSQTTTPSAHLPPWTPNVAPTPAEVDARLAEYESRTEEEDEEEQERIPDLEKDDMMARRTGVFHKQNTATVTYSRFLPLPGSKSCTQGEDTTDAAPRNKKEVQTDRSKKLNVRVEQQQSRVHMETPQPQPDTMVIRSASHSEREYDDDEDEYDENEPVPDLEKDDMMARRTGLFQKPTAARTNLFFNQFLPVPGSVKYNVSPVSAMKQLRNRPKLTEMLASESIVTVAAEPQATSPRSPTSPKRAALRERQEEEDGKQEGHMTVPSTSVTDVTEPLSSPSLTPPPSPAAAQMCKVGAELEKQSVEEKVEEREEERKRDVNEQPRKKPFWLEDDDLPPMMMSRRVAFMSEDTESVSMSDILNEEEVEHLPPLSQSRYERMHEQYNSFREEDDHWQDDLARWKNRRRSASQELIKKEEERKRMEKRMKDEGSESNKRKSIKTYKEIVEEKERREAELCEAYRNAATPEEAAMVLQRYALRFTISDATLDSLKLPRSTSKPKTDLNLVDKEHKPSSPINHSETSEPLPKPAPTVTTELGHTKPEDMGTEITAQQETSVSVSGSSPIPNSPLPMVTNSENIPPQSSELNESQAKPAESPATHQKQEITGDAQPQTKHTPLQIAQVQPRSIQPVYTLPSPPSVPSRPIPLLAAKPYCQPRSTPSGHKPVKMDGLVRVNGEAAGDLSASTTPASPQPSPQEIKDATSKQTEKDVTSKQTEKDATSKQTEKDATSKQAKEDVTSKQIEKDVTSKQAKEDVTSSQTEKDVTSKQTEKDITSKQTEKHVPPEEITEQPSPLQTENSTTSSGSAISSLIGGRNCIITTTIVTELTQTLVEPHHLDTESNGQVDDTTGLFGTPAQEKKAQSATSPNSMQEYSPTVTEGLEESSMTIETPMLNLAKRVNHWVWDPNEERKRLEMWQQEQERLLQEQYQKEQEKLKKEWEKAQLEVEEEERKHNEEERRILEETVTPLNPTGLLNQQFGQTEMTSSVPLQQNGQRLSAGNEDQHASKLHFFQDSPCDAEPSKKQELWKTASLDRNPQLNQAHVVKRSGSHDAVTGKQQSPLSSPQPPSPSRCVSGKRLCSGCSQPLGKGAAMIIDTLGLFFHIQCFKCGVCDGQLGDATAGTDVRIRNGLLSCHDCYIASRGRGQPTTL from the exons GCTGTAACAGGGAAGAGCTTTGGAGACAAGGACTTCCGCAGCGCACTGGAGAACGGCATCCTGTTATGCGA GCTGTTGAGTGCAATCAAACCAGGGCTGGTCAAGAAGATCAACCGCCTGCCCACCCCCATCGCTGGGCTG GACAACCTGTCAGTCTTCCTGCGGGGCTGTGAGGAGTTGGGCCTGAAGGGCTCCCAGCTGTTTGACCCTGGGGACTTGCAGGACACTTCTATACGAGCTAACCTCAA GGACTCCGACTGCAACCGCAAACTAAAAAAT GTGCTGAACACAGTGTTCTGGCTGGGGAAGGCTGCCAGCGGCTGCGCCTCCTTTAGTGGCCCTACACTCAACCTCAAGGAGTTTGAAGGGCTTCTTGCTCAAATGAAGATG GAGAGTGAGGAAGGAGGTGACAGTCCACAGAAGCGCAGTGTTAGAGACAGCGGCTATGACTGCTGGGACTCTGAGAGGAGTGAGTCTCTTTCTCCCCCACGACACACTCGTGACAACTCCCTTGACAG TCTGGACTCTTTTGGCTCCCGCTCACAGCATAGTCCTTCTCCTGATGTGGTGAATCGAGGCAACAGTGACG GGCGAGGCAGCGATTCAGAGGCCGATGCCCCCAGCAGGAAGCCAGATGTGCGGAAGGATGACATGTTGGCCAGGCGAACTGCCAGCAATGAATCAAGGAGCTCCATCCCCTTCAATCAGTTTCTTCCTAACCGAACCAATGCCTGCTCCTACATCCCCACTCAGCGGCGAAAACCACatgcagaggagggagagcagcGGAG TCGCCCTCAAGGCACTCCAGAGCAGGGCAAAACTGCTGGAGTGCACCACAAAACTCCCAAGACTGTCACTTGGGCCCTTGAGAACAATGgggaaaaactaaaacaggaagaggagaaggtgaCCCAGGAGGTGCTGGAGCAGAAGAGGCTTCAGAAGTTGGAGAAGGCAGGAATTAAAGttctgcctgctgctgttcGCTACAGCAG CCCTCCCACAATGGAGGAACAGCAAGTGAGGTCACCATCCCCAAAAATCATCCTTCGTCGTGATAACGACTTTTTAAGCTCTCAGAAATCTGCCTGGGATTCCTCCTCTGAtggggaggaggaagcagaggtgCGAAAAGTTCCAGATGTTCGTAGAGATGACCTGGCGTCCAGGCGAGCTCATCGTAGCCCCGTTGCTCCCAAGGTGCACCAGTTCGTCCCCCCACCTGTATGTAGCAACAAAGACCGAGAGCGCTGGGAGGGCATTAGACGGGCCTCACAGCAAACACTGCAGGAGAAGGAGATCAg TGAGAAAGAAACATTCCCTGATATCATTACACGCAGAGACAACCCCTTCCTAAAGAGTTCCTCTCGccacgaggaagaggaggatgaggaggaagagggagaagagggcaGGGTTCAGGTGATGCCTAACAAGCAGAAGGATGACCTGGCTCATAGGCGGGCTCAGAGTAGGCCCCTCCCTCACAGGGATGGACCAATGAGCTTTGTTTCTGCCTCCATGAGCCAGGCAGATATGAAGAAGTGGGAGAGACTCAAGATGACTGAACCCAG TGAGGCTAGCCCGGCACCTGTGTGTCAGGCTTGTCTGGAGAAAAATTATGGAAGTCCTTTCAGCGGATCAGCAAAGGCTGGACGAGGTCACTGCAAAGTTGTGACTTTTGGGGGCGTGACTGAGATCGAGCAGCCAATAGACACAGTCACATCAAATGAAGGGGAGGAGACGGAGTTGCTAAGACGACTCCTTTCCAAGGCAACTGTAGCCATGCCTACCATTGGCCTGGGCTCCCAGCTTTCAGAGCGGGAACGCAG CCAGGTTGAAGAAGCTGTCCTCAGTCAAACTACCACTCCTTCTGCTCACCTCCCACCCTGGACCCCCAATGTTGCTCCAACTCCTGCTGAGGTGGATGCTCGTCTGGCTGAGTACGAAAGtagaacagaggaagaggatgaggaggaacaggagagaATCCCAGATCTTGAGAAAGATGATATGATGGCAAGGAGGACAGGAGTTTTCCATAAACAAAACACCGCTACAGTGACTTACAGCCGTTTCCTGCCACTGCCTGGCTCCAAATCCTGCACACAAGGGGAGGACACCACTGACGCTGCTCCACGGAACAAAAAGgaagtacagacagacagaagcaaGAAACTGAATGTCAG AGTGGAGCAACAGCAATCCAGAGTTCACATGGAAACACCTCAGCCGCAGCCTGACACGATGGTGATCCGATCAGCGTCTCACAGCGAGCGCGAATATGACGATGATGAGGATGAATATGATGAAAATGAGCCTGTGCCTGACCTGGAGAAGGACGATATGATGGCACGAAGGACTGGATTATTCCAAAAACCAACTGCAGCCAgaacaaatctgttttttaaCCAGTTCCTACCTGTACCTGGATCAGTCAAATATAACGTCAGCCCAGTGTCTGCAATGAAGCAGCTACGCAACAGACCTAAGCTCACAGAGATGCTGGCTAGTGAAAG CATCGTTACCGTAGCAGCAGAACCTCAGGCCACGTCCCCCAGATCCCCAACCAGCCCCAAGCGTGCAGCGCTGAgggagaggcaggaggaggaggatggaaagCAAGAGGGACACATGACAGTCCCTAGCACCTCTGTCACAGATGTGACTGAACCCCTCTCTTCTCCATCACTCACCCCTCCACCCAGTCCTGCTGCTGCCCAGATGTGTAAAGTGGGTGCAGAGCTGGAAAAGCAGAGTGTGGAGGAGAAAGttgaggaaagagaggaagagagaaaaagggatgTGAATGAGCAACCACGAAAGAAACCATTCTGGCTGGAGGACGATGATCTACCTCCAATGAT GATGAGCCGGCGAGTTGCTTTTATGTCTGAGGACACAGA GAGTGTGAGTATGAGTGACATACTTAATGAGGAAGAGGTGGAACACTTACCACCGCTGAGCCAGTCACGATACGAGCGCATGCACGAACAGTACAACAGCTTTCGGGAAGAGGATGACCACTGGCAAGAT GACTTGGCTCGCTGGAAGAATCGCCGCCGCAGCGCGTcacaggagctgatcaagaaagaggaagagaggaagaggatggagaaAAGGATGAAGGATGAGGGAAGTGAAAGCAACAAGAGGAAAAGCATTAAGACCTACAAAGAGATCGTGGAGGAGAA AGAGCGCAGAGAGGCAGAGTTGTGTGAAGCCTACAGGAACGCAGCGACTCCAGAAGAGGCAGCCATGGTTTTACAGCGTTACGCTCTCCGCTTTACTATCAGCGATGCAACACTGGACAGCCTTAAACTGCCCAGATCCACCTCAAAACCCAAAACAGACCTAAACCTGGTGGACAAAGAGCACAAACCCTCGTCACCTATTAATCATTCTGAAACTTCAGAACCTTTGCCGAAGCCAGCACCAACTGTTACAACAGAACTGGGGCACACAAAACCTGAAGACATGGGGACAGAAATAACAGCTCAACAAGAGACATCAGTCTCTGTCTCCGGGAGCTCCCCAATACCTAATAGTCCCCTCCCCATGGTCACAAACTCAGAAAATATACCACCTCAGTCATCAGAACTTAATGAATCTCAAGCCAAACCAGCAGAGTCTCCAGCCACACATCAGAAACAAGAGATCACAGGAGATGCACAGCCTCAGACCAAGCACACACCGCTTCAGATTGCACAAGTCCAGCCTCGCTCCATACAACCAGTATACACactcccctcccctccatctGTACCATCCAGACCTATCCCCCTCCTGGCAGCCAAGCCCTACTGCCAGCCTAGGAGCACACCGTCTGGACACAAGCCTGTCAAG ATGGATGGGTTGGTGCGAGTGAATGGAGAGGCAGCGGGGGATTTATCTGCTTCAACTACACCTGCCTCCCCTCAGCCCTCGCCACAGGAGATTAAAGACGCCACctccaaacagacagagaaagacgtCACctccaaacagacagagaaagacgcCACctccaaacagacagagaaagatgcCACCTCCAAACAGGCCAAGGAAGACGTCACCTCCAAACAGATAGAGAAAGATGTCACCTCCAAACAGGCCAAGGAAGACGTCACCTccagtcagacagagaaagacgtCACctccaaacagacagagaaagacatcacctccaaacagacagaaaaacatgttcccCCTGAGGAGATAACAGAGCAGCCGTCACCTCTGCAGACAGAGAATTCAACCACCTCTTCGGGCTCTGCCATCAGCTCTTTGATTGGAGGCCGAAACTGTATCATCACTACAACTATTGTCACAGAGCTCACGCAGACTCTCGTGGAGCCTCATCACCTGGATACTGAAAGCAATGGACAG GTCGATGATACCACGGGACTGTTTGGGACACCAGCGCAGGAAAAAAAGGCTCAGTCAGCTACATCACCCAACAGCATGCAAGAGTATTCTCCCACTGTCACAG AGGGCCTTGAGGAGAGCAGTATGACT ATTGAGACCCCCATGTTGAACTTGGCTAAACGTGTTAATCACTGGGTCTGGGACCCCAATGAAGAGCGTAAACGCCTGGAAATGTGGCAACAGGAGCAGGAGCGCCTCCTACAG gagCAATATCAGAAAGAACAGgagaagctgaagaaggagtGGGAAAAGGCACAGctagaggtggaggaggaggagcgaaaacacaatgaagag GAGAGACGGATTCTGGAGGAGACTGTAACACCCCTCAATCCCACCGGCTTGTTGAACCAGCAGTTTGGCCAGACAGAGATGACTTCATCAGTTCCCCTGCAGCAAAACGGCCAAAGACTCTCCGCAGGGAACGAGGATCAGCATGCATCGAAGCTGCATTTTTTCCAGG ATtctccatgtgatgctgaaccttcaaaaaaacaggaactgtGGAAGACAGCCTCTTTAGACCGCAACCCTCAGCTAAACCAGGCGCATGTTGTTAAAAG
- the LOC121180500 gene encoding LIM and calponin homology domains-containing protein 1-like isoform X4, producing MASPAAGRDAPSAPTRDETEPLEPNHPEPACQEAQKWIEAVTGKSFGDKDFRSALENGILLCELLSAIKPGLVKKINRLPTPIAGLDNLSVFLRGCEELGLKGSQLFDPGDLQDTSIRANLKDSDCNRKLKNVLNTVFWLGKAASGCASFSGPTLNLKEFEGLLAQMKMESEEGGDSPQKRSVRDSGYDCWDSERSESLSPPRHTRDNSLDSLDSFGSRSQHSPSPDVVNRGNSDGRGSDSEADAPSRKPDVRKDDMLARRTASNESRSSIPFNQFLPNRTNACSYIPTQRRKPHAEEGEQRSRPQGTPEQGKTAGVHHKTPKTVTWALENNGEKLKQEEEKVTQEVLEQKRLQKLEKAGIKVLPAAVRYSSPPTMEEQQVRSPSPKIILRRDNDFLSSQKSAWDSSSDGEEEAEVRKVPDVRRDDLASRRAHRSPVAPKVHQFVPPPVCSNKDRERWEGIRRASQQTLQEKEISEKETFPDIITRRDNPFLKSSSRHEEEEDEEEEGEEGRVQVMPNKQKDDLAHRRAQSRPLPHRDGPMSFVSASMSQADMKKWERLKMTEPSEASPAPVCQACLEKNYGSPFSGSAKAGRGHCKVVTFGGVTEIEQPIDTVTSNEGEETELLRRLLSKATVAMPTIGLGSQLSERERSQVEEAVLSQTTTPSAHLPPWTPNVAPTPAEVDARLAEYESRTEEEDEEEQERIPDLEKDDMMARRTGVFHKQNTATVTYSRFLPLPGSKSCTQGEDTTDAAPRNKKEVQTDRSKKLNVRVEQQQSRVHMETPQPQPDTMVIRSASHSEREYDDDEDEYDENEPVPDLEKDDMMARRTGLFQKPTAARTNLFFNQFLPVPGSVKYNVSPVSAMKQLRNRPKLTEMLASESSIVTVAAEPQATSPRSPTSPKRAALRERQEEEDGKQEGHMTVPSTSVTDVTEPLSSPSLTPPPSPAAAQMCKVGAELEKQSVEEKVEEREEERKRDVNEQPRKKPFWLEDDDLPPMMMSRRVAFMSEDTESVSMSDILNEEEVEHLPPLSQSRYERMHEQYNSFREEDDHWQDDLARWKNRRRSASQELIKKEEERKRMEKRMKDEGSESNKRKSIKTYKEIVEEKERREAELCEAYRNAATPEEAAMVLQRYALRFTISDATLDSLKLPRSTSKPKTDLNLVDKEHKPSSPINHSETSEPLPKPAPTVTTELGHTKPEDMGTEITAQQETSVSVSGSSPIPNSPLPMVTNSENIPPQSSELNESQAKPAESPATHQKQEITGDAQPQTKHTPLQIAQVQPRSIQPVYTLPSPPSVPSRPIPLLAAKPYCQPRSTPSGHKPVKMDGLVRVNGEAAGDLSASTTPASPQPSPQEIKDATSKQTEKDVTSKQTEKDATSKQTEKDATSKQAKEDVTSKQIEKDVTSKQAKEDVTSSQTEKDVTSKQTEKDITSKQTEKHVPPEEITEQPSPLQTENSTTSSGSAISSLIGGRNCIITTTIVTELTQTLVEPHHLDTESNGQVDDTTGLFGTPAQEKKAQSATSPNSMQEYSPTVTEGLEESSMTEQYQKEQEKLKKEWEKAQLEVEEEERKHNEEERRILEETVTPLNPTGLLNQQFGQTEMTSSVPLQQNGQRLSAGNEDQHASKLHFFQDSPCDAEPSKKQELWKTASLDRNPQLNQAHVVKRSGSHDAVTGKQQSPLSSPQPPSPSRCVSGKRLCSGCSQPLGKGAAMIIDTLGLFFHIQCFKCGVCDGQLGDATAGTDVRIRNGLLSCHDCYIASRGRGQPTTL from the exons GCTGTAACAGGGAAGAGCTTTGGAGACAAGGACTTCCGCAGCGCACTGGAGAACGGCATCCTGTTATGCGA GCTGTTGAGTGCAATCAAACCAGGGCTGGTCAAGAAGATCAACCGCCTGCCCACCCCCATCGCTGGGCTG GACAACCTGTCAGTCTTCCTGCGGGGCTGTGAGGAGTTGGGCCTGAAGGGCTCCCAGCTGTTTGACCCTGGGGACTTGCAGGACACTTCTATACGAGCTAACCTCAA GGACTCCGACTGCAACCGCAAACTAAAAAAT GTGCTGAACACAGTGTTCTGGCTGGGGAAGGCTGCCAGCGGCTGCGCCTCCTTTAGTGGCCCTACACTCAACCTCAAGGAGTTTGAAGGGCTTCTTGCTCAAATGAAGATG GAGAGTGAGGAAGGAGGTGACAGTCCACAGAAGCGCAGTGTTAGAGACAGCGGCTATGACTGCTGGGACTCTGAGAGGAGTGAGTCTCTTTCTCCCCCACGACACACTCGTGACAACTCCCTTGACAG TCTGGACTCTTTTGGCTCCCGCTCACAGCATAGTCCTTCTCCTGATGTGGTGAATCGAGGCAACAGTGACG GGCGAGGCAGCGATTCAGAGGCCGATGCCCCCAGCAGGAAGCCAGATGTGCGGAAGGATGACATGTTGGCCAGGCGAACTGCCAGCAATGAATCAAGGAGCTCCATCCCCTTCAATCAGTTTCTTCCTAACCGAACCAATGCCTGCTCCTACATCCCCACTCAGCGGCGAAAACCACatgcagaggagggagagcagcGGAG TCGCCCTCAAGGCACTCCAGAGCAGGGCAAAACTGCTGGAGTGCACCACAAAACTCCCAAGACTGTCACTTGGGCCCTTGAGAACAATGgggaaaaactaaaacaggaagaggagaaggtgaCCCAGGAGGTGCTGGAGCAGAAGAGGCTTCAGAAGTTGGAGAAGGCAGGAATTAAAGttctgcctgctgctgttcGCTACAGCAG CCCTCCCACAATGGAGGAACAGCAAGTGAGGTCACCATCCCCAAAAATCATCCTTCGTCGTGATAACGACTTTTTAAGCTCTCAGAAATCTGCCTGGGATTCCTCCTCTGAtggggaggaggaagcagaggtgCGAAAAGTTCCAGATGTTCGTAGAGATGACCTGGCGTCCAGGCGAGCTCATCGTAGCCCCGTTGCTCCCAAGGTGCACCAGTTCGTCCCCCCACCTGTATGTAGCAACAAAGACCGAGAGCGCTGGGAGGGCATTAGACGGGCCTCACAGCAAACACTGCAGGAGAAGGAGATCAg TGAGAAAGAAACATTCCCTGATATCATTACACGCAGAGACAACCCCTTCCTAAAGAGTTCCTCTCGccacgaggaagaggaggatgaggaggaagagggagaagagggcaGGGTTCAGGTGATGCCTAACAAGCAGAAGGATGACCTGGCTCATAGGCGGGCTCAGAGTAGGCCCCTCCCTCACAGGGATGGACCAATGAGCTTTGTTTCTGCCTCCATGAGCCAGGCAGATATGAAGAAGTGGGAGAGACTCAAGATGACTGAACCCAG TGAGGCTAGCCCGGCACCTGTGTGTCAGGCTTGTCTGGAGAAAAATTATGGAAGTCCTTTCAGCGGATCAGCAAAGGCTGGACGAGGTCACTGCAAAGTTGTGACTTTTGGGGGCGTGACTGAGATCGAGCAGCCAATAGACACAGTCACATCAAATGAAGGGGAGGAGACGGAGTTGCTAAGACGACTCCTTTCCAAGGCAACTGTAGCCATGCCTACCATTGGCCTGGGCTCCCAGCTTTCAGAGCGGGAACGCAG CCAGGTTGAAGAAGCTGTCCTCAGTCAAACTACCACTCCTTCTGCTCACCTCCCACCCTGGACCCCCAATGTTGCTCCAACTCCTGCTGAGGTGGATGCTCGTCTGGCTGAGTACGAAAGtagaacagaggaagaggatgaggaggaacaggagagaATCCCAGATCTTGAGAAAGATGATATGATGGCAAGGAGGACAGGAGTTTTCCATAAACAAAACACCGCTACAGTGACTTACAGCCGTTTCCTGCCACTGCCTGGCTCCAAATCCTGCACACAAGGGGAGGACACCACTGACGCTGCTCCACGGAACAAAAAGgaagtacagacagacagaagcaaGAAACTGAATGTCAG AGTGGAGCAACAGCAATCCAGAGTTCACATGGAAACACCTCAGCCGCAGCCTGACACGATGGTGATCCGATCAGCGTCTCACAGCGAGCGCGAATATGACGATGATGAGGATGAATATGATGAAAATGAGCCTGTGCCTGACCTGGAGAAGGACGATATGATGGCACGAAGGACTGGATTATTCCAAAAACCAACTGCAGCCAgaacaaatctgttttttaaCCAGTTCCTACCTGTACCTGGATCAGTCAAATATAACGTCAGCCCAGTGTCTGCAATGAAGCAGCTACGCAACAGACCTAAGCTCACAGAGATGCTGGCTAGTGAAAG CAGCATCGTTACCGTAGCAGCAGAACCTCAGGCCACGTCCCCCAGATCCCCAACCAGCCCCAAGCGTGCAGCGCTGAgggagaggcaggaggaggaggatggaaagCAAGAGGGACACATGACAGTCCCTAGCACCTCTGTCACAGATGTGACTGAACCCCTCTCTTCTCCATCACTCACCCCTCCACCCAGTCCTGCTGCTGCCCAGATGTGTAAAGTGGGTGCAGAGCTGGAAAAGCAGAGTGTGGAGGAGAAAGttgaggaaagagaggaagagagaaaaagggatgTGAATGAGCAACCACGAAAGAAACCATTCTGGCTGGAGGACGATGATCTACCTCCAATGAT GATGAGCCGGCGAGTTGCTTTTATGTCTGAGGACACAGA GAGTGTGAGTATGAGTGACATACTTAATGAGGAAGAGGTGGAACACTTACCACCGCTGAGCCAGTCACGATACGAGCGCATGCACGAACAGTACAACAGCTTTCGGGAAGAGGATGACCACTGGCAAGAT GACTTGGCTCGCTGGAAGAATCGCCGCCGCAGCGCGTcacaggagctgatcaagaaagaggaagagaggaagaggatggagaaAAGGATGAAGGATGAGGGAAGTGAAAGCAACAAGAGGAAAAGCATTAAGACCTACAAAGAGATCGTGGAGGAGAA AGAGCGCAGAGAGGCAGAGTTGTGTGAAGCCTACAGGAACGCAGCGACTCCAGAAGAGGCAGCCATGGTTTTACAGCGTTACGCTCTCCGCTTTACTATCAGCGATGCAACACTGGACAGCCTTAAACTGCCCAGATCCACCTCAAAACCCAAAACAGACCTAAACCTGGTGGACAAAGAGCACAAACCCTCGTCACCTATTAATCATTCTGAAACTTCAGAACCTTTGCCGAAGCCAGCACCAACTGTTACAACAGAACTGGGGCACACAAAACCTGAAGACATGGGGACAGAAATAACAGCTCAACAAGAGACATCAGTCTCTGTCTCCGGGAGCTCCCCAATACCTAATAGTCCCCTCCCCATGGTCACAAACTCAGAAAATATACCACCTCAGTCATCAGAACTTAATGAATCTCAAGCCAAACCAGCAGAGTCTCCAGCCACACATCAGAAACAAGAGATCACAGGAGATGCACAGCCTCAGACCAAGCACACACCGCTTCAGATTGCACAAGTCCAGCCTCGCTCCATACAACCAGTATACACactcccctcccctccatctGTACCATCCAGACCTATCCCCCTCCTGGCAGCCAAGCCCTACTGCCAGCCTAGGAGCACACCGTCTGGACACAAGCCTGTCAAG ATGGATGGGTTGGTGCGAGTGAATGGAGAGGCAGCGGGGGATTTATCTGCTTCAACTACACCTGCCTCCCCTCAGCCCTCGCCACAGGAGATTAAAGACGCCACctccaaacagacagagaaagacgtCACctccaaacagacagagaaagacgcCACctccaaacagacagagaaagatgcCACCTCCAAACAGGCCAAGGAAGACGTCACCTCCAAACAGATAGAGAAAGATGTCACCTCCAAACAGGCCAAGGAAGACGTCACCTccagtcagacagagaaagacgtCACctccaaacagacagagaaagacatcacctccaaacagacagaaaaacatgttcccCCTGAGGAGATAACAGAGCAGCCGTCACCTCTGCAGACAGAGAATTCAACCACCTCTTCGGGCTCTGCCATCAGCTCTTTGATTGGAGGCCGAAACTGTATCATCACTACAACTATTGTCACAGAGCTCACGCAGACTCTCGTGGAGCCTCATCACCTGGATACTGAAAGCAATGGACAG GTCGATGATACCACGGGACTGTTTGGGACACCAGCGCAGGAAAAAAAGGCTCAGTCAGCTACATCACCCAACAGCATGCAAGAGTATTCTCCCACTGTCACAG AGGGCCTTGAGGAGAGCAGTATGACT gagCAATATCAGAAAGAACAGgagaagctgaagaaggagtGGGAAAAGGCACAGctagaggtggaggaggaggagcgaaaacacaatgaagag GAGAGACGGATTCTGGAGGAGACTGTAACACCCCTCAATCCCACCGGCTTGTTGAACCAGCAGTTTGGCCAGACAGAGATGACTTCATCAGTTCCCCTGCAGCAAAACGGCCAAAGACTCTCCGCAGGGAACGAGGATCAGCATGCATCGAAGCTGCATTTTTTCCAGG ATtctccatgtgatgctgaaccttcaaaaaaacaggaactgtGGAAGACAGCCTCTTTAGACCGCAACCCTCAGCTAAACCAGGCGCATGTTGTTAAAAG